A window of the Drosophila simulans strain w501 chromosome 2L, Prin_Dsim_3.1, whole genome shotgun sequence genome harbors these coding sequences:
- the LOC27209384 gene encoding uncharacterized protein LOC27209384 — translation MPFSLFKTASIAVAGRPPKFKSFTAITLNRRDPSCAQMEFGAAKTTTTGWKTRNGHH, via the exons ATGCCTTTTAGTCTCTTCAAAACAGCCAGCATAGCTGTAGCTGGTCGGCCTCCAAAGTTCAAGAGCTTTACGGCAATAACTTTAAATAGAAGAGACCCATCTTGCGCCCAAATG GAATTTGGTGCGGCCAAAACCACGACGACGGGGTGGAAAACAAGAAACGGGCATCATTAA